Within the Halorhabdus rudnickae genome, the region ACCTGGAGACCGTCGTCGAGGAGACCGAGAAGCACGACCTCGACGTGGACGTGGACATGAGCGTGTTCGGGGAGGTCGACCGATGAGCGACGCCATCGACGCGGTCTTTGCCGAGGGCGAGCCCGCGTTCATCCCGTATCTCGTCGCTGGCGATCCCAACTACGAGGCCTCCCTCGAATACGTCGAGGCGCTGGAACGCGGCGGCGCAGACGTGATCGAACTCGGCCTTCCGTTCTCCGAGCCGATCGCCGAGGGATCGACGATCCAGGATGCGATCGTTCGATCCCTGGAAGCCGGAATGACGCCCGATCGATACTTCGATTTCGTCGAAGATCTGGACGTCAAAGCGCCGCTGGTCTGTATGACCTACTACAACCTGATCTACCAGTTTGGGTCCGAGCCAGGACCCGAGTCCTTCGTCGAACGAGCCGCCGAAGCCGGGATCGCGGGCCTGGTCGTTCCCGACCTCCCGGCCGAGGAGGCCGACCCACTCCGGGCGGCCTGTGACGAACACGGTCTCGACCTGATCTTCATCGTCGCGCCGACGACCGAGGGCGACCGCCTCGCGCGGATGATGGAGCGGGTCTCGGGGTACGTCTACGTCCAGGCACGGCTGGGGACGACTGGCGCGCGCGAGGACGTCAGCGATCAGACCGACGAGAGCCTCGCGCGACTCTCCGAGTGGGACGTCCCCAAAGCAGTCGGATTTGGGATCAAGACCGGCGCGCACGCCGAGCGGATCGTCTCGGCGGGCGCTGACGGCATCATCGTCGGCTCGGCGCTGGTCGACATCGTCGCCGAAGGGACGGACGGAGACGAGTCGACCGAGGCAGTCGCGGAGCGACTCGAAACCAGGGCCAGAGAGCTCAAGGAAGGTGCGCTCCGCGGCGCCGGCATCGCGACGCCGGAGTCTGGGGACTGAACGACGATAGCCGTCACGCCCCGGGACAGCCGCCGTCCCAGGTTTCGCCGGTGATTTCGGGGACATCGACGTAGGCTGGCTCACCGTAGTCCGTGTAGTCGATCATCACGTTCGCCGTCGCCTCGCCGCCGTTGCCCGAAATTTCGACTTGCAAGAGCGACCGAACCGGACGGGCGGTTTCCTGATCGACCCACAGCTTGGCGGTGATGTTCTCGACGGTGGCGTCAGTGTTCGCGAGGTCCGTCTGGCTCTTGCCGGGCAGCGATGACACCGTCTCCTGGGAGGGATAGGCGACGATGATTGACGTCTCCCGCCCGTTGATCGTCGCAGTACCGTCCCAGTAGACGTTCGTCCGTTCGAACAGCTCGACCTGCCGACCGAGCGACGTCAGCGTCAGCCACTCGACGTCGGTCGACTGGTTCTGTCGGCCCCACCCGGACCACGGGCTGGAACATTTCGTGTAGACCGTTCGATCGTCGAGATAGCTGGTCGCGGTCCGGCCGTCGGCAGTGGTGTTCATCCGCATCACTCGGGCTGTCCGGTTGACGACGCCGTCGCCGTCGATGGAGACCGTCCGGTCCCGTCCGTCGGCCGAGGCAGAGACGTCGCCGTCCATCGACATCCGGAGGGTAGAGACGTCGGCGAGTGCGTCGACAGTCTCGTTTCGAACCTCGAGGGCGCGGTCGTCGCTCGGCGGCGCGCTATCGCCGAGCATGCCACACCCTGCGAGGGCGATCAGGGTAACCAGGAGGGCAGCGGGGACCGCGCGGTGCATGCGTCCGGACGTGTTCAGACGGTGTCTAATAATCCTTGTGTGTCGAGTAGACAGGGATGACGCCGGGACCGGAACGCACATTACCGTCACTTGCCACACCATGACACAATGACTGCTGGCAAGCACGCACGTCTCGAACGTATCGGTACAGGGGGGCGACACCTCGTCGTCCCGATGGATCACGGCCTCACGATGGGTCCGGTAACGGGCCTCGTCGACCTAGAATCGACCGTCGCATCGATCACGCGCGGCGGCGCGGATGCCGTTCTCACCCAGAAGGGCGTCGCCGAGCGCGTCCACGGGAACTTGAATGGTGCGGGCTACGTCGTCCACCTCAACGGCTCGACGACGATCGGTCCCGACGAGAACGACAAGCGCCCGACCGGGACCGTCGATGATGCCGTGCGAGCGGGCGCCGACGCCGTCTCCTTTCACATCAACGTCGGCAGCACACACGAACCCGACCAGTTGACCCAGCTGTCCGAGGTCGCGAGCGAAGCCGATCGACTCGGCATGCCCGTGCTGGCGATGGCTTACGCCCGGGGACCGGGCGTCGAGGAATCGGATCCGACGGCACTCGCTCACGCCGTCCGGCTGGCGGAGGAGGTGGGCGCTGACGTGATCAAGACGGGCTACAGCGGTGATGCAGAGAGCTTCGAGACCGTCGCGGCCGCCGCGAGCAAGCCGGTCCTGATCGCGGGCGGGTCGCGCGGGACCGACCGTGAGACCCTGGCGATGGTCCGGGGGGCGATGGATGGCGGCGCCGCTGGCGTCTCGATGGGACGATCGATCTTCCAGCACGAGGACCCCGAGGCGATCACGCGCGCGGTCTCGGCAGTCATCCACGATGACGAGAGCGCGGACGCAGCCGCCGAACGGGCCGGACTCGCGATCGACGCCTGACTGACTGTTGGGGGAGACCCAGCGGAAACGAAGTGGGGCGTCGGTACAGTATCGTTTTGAACTGCGACGCGCGCCGATCAGTCTTCGGCAAGCAACACGTCAAGCGTCCCTTCGTCGACGTGTTCGTTCTCCCGACCGGCGATGTAGGTCTTGGCGGCCGCGACGACACGGCCGGTGTGGGGATCGCCGATCTCGGCGATATGATCCGATTCGAGCAGTTCGGCCGTCCAGAAACACTCCTCGTAGTCGATCTCGCCGCGGATCAGGCGCCGGCACAGCGCGACGAAGACGCTGTTCATCGCGTCGGAGACGTGGCTCGTCTCGAATCCAATGCTGTCGGCCAGTGCATCGACGTCGATCGGCTCGCGGACAGTTGTGGCCGCAAAGAAGACGGCCCCGGCGGCCAGTTCCGGCGCGGCGAAGGAGCCGTCTTCCTCCGGGCGGTAGTGTTCCAGGGTCCGGAGACTCTCCTCGCGGATCCGCTCGGAGAGGTCAAGATCCTCGATCAGAGACTCGACGACGTCTGCCGGGCTGCGCTGGGGGATCTCGACGTCGGCGTTCTCCCCGAGACGGCCGAGCCACTCATAAAGCGCCCGGGGTTCGAACTCCCGTTCGGCGGCGACGGTCGCCGGGTCAAGGGCACCGTCGTTGAGACGGCTGCTGGCGATCAGCGCGGCACCGGCGAACTCGGCGGCGTCCTCGACGGGCACGTCACCGGCAGCGTCGCTGACGAGTCCGCGTGCGAACAGCCGGAGCGACGCGTCGGTGTCCAGAATGTCTGCCAGCGCGTCGACTTCACCCTGGACGGCGTCGATCGTCAGATCCGCACCGAGTTCCTCCTGATCACCGGGGATCCAGGCGACGGTCTCGCCGGCACGCCTGGCCTCGATCTCGCCGTCCTCTGTGAGGGCCTCCAGCCGCCGAGCGACGGCATCCTCGTCCTCATCGAGGGTCTCGGCGACGGTCGCCGTCGTCGGGAGTTCGTCCGGGAACATCTCACGGACGGCGTCCATACACGCCGCCCGCGAGACTGCCGACGCACTCTCGGCCGTTCCGTCCCCGTTTGACTCCGCGGCGTCAGCTCCGGGGGCTGTCTCTTCAGCTGGGTCGTCGCTGGACGCCTCCCCGGCAGTCTCGGCGTCCCCGTTCGTGGCTGGCTCTTCGACGTTGGACTCCTCGGCTTCGAGAGACGGATCCTCCACGGACGAGGCCTGATAGTGCTCGGCACCCAGGGCCTCCTCGCCGAGGGCTTCCCGAAACGCCTTGTAGCGGTTCTTTATCGTGACGCCGCCAGCCGAACCGACATCGGCGATGTCGCTCGGGCCAAGCCCGTCGTCACCGTTTGCCTCCGCGGCGAGGACGAGCGCCGCACCGGCCGTCTCCCCTGGAGAGGATGCCTCGGCGACGACCCGCGGCGCCTCCCGGAAGGTGTCCCGGAGGATCCGCCTGGCGATCGTCCCCACTGCCTCAGGCAGGTCGAGCGCATCCACGTATTGCTCGACCAGGGCGTCGGGCTGTTCCGGGGGATGATCGATATCGAGTCGGTCGGCGACCGCCTCGATCTGCTCTGGCAAGCGTTCGGGATCGAGCCCAGTCTCCTCGGGATCGGCCAACAGTTCGACCCACGGCTCGACGATATCCCGGTCGGTGATCGGGAGCCCGTCCTCACGACAAGACAGCGCCAGTACCGCCGGTGCGATACGGTCGAGGTGGGCCGCATCGACGTTCGACTCGCCGCTGAGACGGTCGAGGCGGACGCGGGTGATCTGAAGTGTGCTGTCCGGGAGTTGTAGCCGTTCGGCGACTTCGTACAGCCGACTTTCGTAGGACTCGTTGCTTCCTGATTCTGCCATGCGAGGGGATTCTACGTCCACGCTCTTAACTGTTGGACGACTAGGATGGTGAACCGACGAGCGGACCGGTGGCCCCGACGCGACGGCTCGATCGCGTGATCCGCCACGTTCAAGCCGGGCCCCCGCGAGTGTCGAGATATGACACGCTCCGTGTGGCTCAAGGCCGACGACGCCGTCGGTGACTGGGAGGCGCGCAAGCGACGTATCACTGCAGGACTGGAGGCCGGCGTCGACTGGGTACTGGTCGACGAACGCGACGTCGATCGCGTCCGCGAACTCGGCGAGGTGAACGTTGCTGCCTTCACTGGCGACGACGTCCACGTCATGGAAGCCGAGGCAGCGGACGCTCCGACGGCCGACGCGGTGATCGTCGGCAAAGACGGCGAAGGTGACGGCACGGTCGATCTCCCCTCCGATTTCTCGGGATCAGCCGACCTCTCGGCACTCCGGAGCGGCGGCGCCGACGGCGGATACGTCCGGATCTTCGATCAGTCCTACGAGGCTTTCGCCGAAGCGATCGCCGGAGACGCCACCTACTCGATCGTTGTCTCCGAGGACTGGCAGATCATCCCCCTGGAGAACCTGATCGCCCGAGTCGGCGAGGAGACGACGCTGATCGCCGGCGTCCAGACCGCCGAAGACGCCCGCACTGCCTACGAGACCTTAGAGATCGGGGCCGACGCCGTCCTGCTCGACACTGACGACCCCGACGAGATCCGGGAGACCTGTGAGGTACGCGACGCCGTGGGACGAGAGACCCTGGACCTGCAGTACGCCACGATTACGGCGATCGAGCAGACCGGCTCGGCCGACCGAGTCTGTGTCGACACGGGGTCGATCATGGATCACGACGAGGGGATGCTCGTCGGCTCGATGGCCCGTGGACTGTTCTTCGTCCACGCCGAGACCGCCGAATCGCCGTACGTCGCCTCCCGTCCCTTCCGGGTCAACGCCGGGGCCGTCCACGCCTACGTCCGCACGCCCGGCGGGGAGACGAAATACCTCTCGGAGCTGTCCAGCGGCGACGAGGTCCAGGTCGTCGACGCGGACGGCAACACCCGCGAGGCGATCGTCGGCCGCGCGAAGATCGAGCAACGCCCCATGTTCCGGCTTCAGGCCGAGACCGAGGACGGGGATACGATCGAAACACTGCTGCAGAACGCCGAGACGATCAAGGTCGCCACCCCCGACGGACGGACGGCCGTGACTGACCTCGAAGCCGGCGACGAACTGCTGGTCTACCATGAAGACCAGGCACGGCACTTCGGTGAGGCTGTCGAGGAGAGTATCATCGAGAAGTAAAAGCCCAGCACAGGGAGCCATGGAACCGTTTCCAGGTAGTGGGTTCTAAGAGCCGATATTCCGACTGATTCGGGCAGTAACTCGACACGTCAAAGCGAGCGAGTGGCGCTGATGGAGCCGGTGTTCACCCCGCTTCCCCGCCGTTGAGGCGAATACAATCTCCGGCTGGATCCCGCGTATTCGATTGCACACCGTCTCAACCACCAATTCGGTCCACGAAACTGTTCAATTCTCAACGTGCACAGCTGAGAAGAAAAGATATTTTGATCGGCTCTACATCGAATCGTCCTGATGTCGGACGAACCGCCAGAATTTCTCGACCAGTTGATCGAAGCCGATCCGGAATTCGGTGAGCCAGTCGGAGAGGCGTTCGAACAGGCCCTCACTGACGGCGAACTCCCGCCCAAAACGAAGTTCCTGATCATGATGGCTCTTGACGCGGCGGCGGGCCACGAGGAGGGCGTCGAGAACCTCGCGGAGCAAGCACGTTCGGCAGGGGCCTCCGACGCGGAAATCTTGGAAACGATCGAGGTCGTGACGATGACGAATGGGTTTCAGGGGCTCGCGACCGGCAGTGCGGCCTTGCAGTAATAGGCACCATCCAATCTTCCTCATCTGTGCAGTGGCAAATACACGGGATTCTAGAATTGCGTGACGAATACCTTGACCCTTGCGGGCGGGGTAGAAGCCGACACTCTATTTTACCGTTCTATGACGCCCTGGCGTCGCATCGAAACGTGGTGACTCGGTTGAGGCGCTTTGCTTCCAAAACCGATTTTCAGAGCCCTGAACGTGTGTTCTCGTCTTCCGGCGTCCCGTCGAGTTCGGACCCACACCACGGACAGAAGGCGAGGTCCGTGTCTTCGAGTTCGTGCCCGCAGTGGGGGCACTGCTGGCCCGTCTCGACCGCGGTTCGGTTTTGGGCCTGGCGGGCGATGACGTAGGCGTCGAAGACGTTCAGCGTTCGCAACGCGAGAATGACAAGCGAGAGGTCCGTCGGCAGGTTCCGGCTGGCTGCCATCACTGCGTCGAACGTGACTTCCTGCGGGACGATCGATGGCGGGAGCAGAAAGGAAACGACCGCCACCATGAGCGCGAGCCACATCCCCATGCGGAGCCACTCCCGAAGGTACGCGTGGCCAAGGCCCGGAAAGAGCACCGAGAGCGCAGCCGCAACCCACGGTCGTCGACGCTTGTGTGTCTCGTTCACTGTCCGACTAGGGGCAGTCCGTGGACGTTAACCTTTCCAAGTCCCACCGGACGCCCGGTCACCCGATCCGGGCTCAGCACCGACCGCCTCGACTGCGATCAGACGCCGTTCAGCTCTGAGACGAGTTCGGCAAGCGTCGCCAGGTCGTACTGTCCGGGTGCTGTCGCCTCGGCCGGATCAACCGGCGCGTACCCGATCCGCGAGCCATAGAGCGGCGCGACCGCTCGGGAGTGCCGGCCCGCCTCGCCCATCGCCATCGTCGCGACGGTTTCTCCCTCAACGGTCGCCGCCCGTGTCGCCACCAGCAGGTCGAGCACGTCGTCGGGCGTCTCGGCCGTGACGGCGAGTTTGCCGACATCGCCGTACTCACAGGCCGTCCGGAGGGCAGCCTGCAACTCGCCCATCGGCGGCGTCCCCTCGAAGTCGTGCGTCGAGACGATCACACTGACGTCGTGTTCCCGAGCGGTCTCGATGACGCGATCGGCCGCGCCCTCGCGAGCGCTCTGTAGTTCCACGTCGACGGCGGCGACGGCATCGTCAGTGACCGCTGCCTCCAGGGCCGCCAGCCGACCATCCGCCTCGGCCTCCCCACCCTCCCACTCGGGGCGGTTGGTCACCAACAGCGGTAATTCGCCGCCGTAGTCCGACAACTGCGAAAGGGGGTCGGCCGCCATGTCCATCCGCAACTCGACCAGGTCGGCGTGCTCGCGGGCCGCCGGCTCGTCGTCCAGATCCGCCGTAGCAGCCGCCAGTCGAAACGACTCGAAGTTCATATCGGGCCTGGGTCGCCAGTTGGCAAAAACGCCCCGTCTCGATTATCTCCGAAATCTCTGTGCTTCGAGGCTCAGGGAGTTACCGCCCTCGACCAGTGTCACCGCTATCCGCTGTGACTGAATGGGACGTCTCTCTTCGACACCCATTACATCTATTACTCGTTGTTACATAGGTTTCGTCATGCCCATCGACATCAAACACTTCGAAGAACGTCCCATCGAGGAACTCAAGGCGGGTGGACGAACAAACGCGGAGGAAATCCTTTCCTTTCTCGCTTCGTCACCGGACCAAGCGTACACGCCAAAGGAGATCCACGAGGCCACTGGCGTCAAACGAGGGAGCGTCGGTGTCGTCCTCTCTCGTCTCGAGGGACGGGGACTCCTGAGACACCGGGGGGATTACTGGACGATTGCCGACGACGTGGACGTGGGAACGACGCTGAGTGCGATGTCGACCGCGCGGACGGCATCTGATCGCCTCGGATCGGAAGACCCCGACGAGTGGGGCCCCGGCGTAGACGAAAACGAGGGATGAGTCACGAACAGGGAGCGGTTTGGTGGGGGCCAGCACCACACAAAGCCGATCCGGCGTACCGCCCCTGGCTGGTTGTCAGCGATACCGCCCATCCGTTTGCGGACGTCGAGTCGATCGTCGTCGGGATGACGACCCAACGACATCCAGACGGGATTGTCGTCCCCGACGACGCGTGGATCCGGGGCGGATCAGAGAAACGTGCGTACATTTCACCATAGTACGTGATGACGATCAAGGACCGCGACCTCGAGGACCACCAGGGGACACTGACCCCTGCCTTGGTCACGGAAGCGATCGACGCACTCCAGCAGTATCTCCCTGCGCCCACCGGCTAAGTCGCCATCTCTGCTCGATGGGCGACAGCAGTCGCGCTACTTCGTCGAGAACTGCCGGCAGTGTTCACTCCTGCGCTTCGAGCGGTACGTGCATCGCCGCGTAGCCGTCCGCTGTCTCCCGTACCGACTCGACTGCGTACAGTCGCAACTCCCGCTCCTGTTTCGTCCGGACGGGCGTTTCGTAGTGCTCGTTCTCGTAGGCGAGATCCGCTCCCTCGGCCTCCTGTTCGGTGACCCACTCGCGGTGACGTTCGAGCCGTCGGGTCGCACGCTCGCGGGACCGTTCGGCAACCCCCTCGATACGGTCGTCGAACGTCGCCCGGAGGTCGGCGTCGCGTTCGTAGCCGACCGAGTTTCGACCGGCCAACAGTGTCGCGAGCGTCGTCGTCCCGGTCCCCCAGAAGGGATCGAGGACGGTGTCGCCGTAGACGGAAAACATCCGGATCAAGCGAAGCGGGATTTCGATCGGGAACGCGCCAGAACGGTCACGGACGCTCTCGGCGAGCGTCTGATCGGTCCCCCGAACGTCCCAGAGGTCGGAGAACCAGCGATTGCGCTCCTCCCAGAAATAGGCGCTCTCGTAGCGCGCCTCGTCGCGGGGCGGAAACGAACGACGTTCGCCGTTGCGAAAGAGCAGAATCGACTCGTGTTCGAGAGTCGGGTAGGCGTTCGGCGGAAGCATGCCCGATCCCATGAACTTCGCGGCGCTGTTGGCGGGTTTGCGCCAGACGACGTCCGGCAGCACGTCGAATCCCAGGTCACACATTCGATCCGTGATCTCGGCGGCGTTTGGGTACTGCTGGAAGCGCTCCAGCGTGCGCGTGGCGTCGCCGACGTTGATCGCAGCCATACCCCCGTCGACGAGCACGCGTCGGAGTTCCGTCCAGACCGTCCCGAGGAGGTCGTGCATCAGCTCGAAGGCCCGCTCGCCGTTCTCGGCGGCGAGCGCGTCGCCGATCGCGGGATCCTGTGCGGTGAAAGCGTCGTCCCACATCTCGATCATCGGATACGGCGGCGAGGTGACGACGAGGTCGACCGAGTCCGACGGGAGATCCAGCTCGCGGGCGTCCCCCGTGACGACCGCGTGGGTGGTTTCCATATCCGGGAGTAGTCCCGAGGAGTGACGTGGTTTGTGATCCGAACCGACGGTCGGATCGGTAGCGACCGGGACTGGGGACGAATCGACGTGACCGTCGAATCGAGTCGAAAAGAGACTGCGACAGACGGCCTACAAGGCAGCGAGGTTCACTGGTTCAGCATCGACTGCAGTTCGTTGACCTTCGCGGACTGTTGCTGGTTGGCGGCGGCGATGTCCTCGATCTCCTCGGCAACCTCTTCGGCAGTCTCTGCGGTCCGGTCGACCATACTGGCGACTTCCTCGGTGGAAGCGGCCTGATCGTCGGTGGCCTCGGCAACCTCCTGGGCACCCTCGGCGGCCTCGGTGACAGCCTGGTCGATCTTCTGGAGAATGTCGACGGTCTCGCCCACCTGATCGATCCCCGCCTCGACCTGTTCGTTGGCCTCTTCGATACTCTCGACGGTGCTTTCGGTGTCGGCCTTGATGTCGGCGACCATGGCCTCTATCTCCGTGGCGTTCTGCTGAGACTCCTCGGCGAGACTCTTGACCTCGTCGGCGACGACAGCAAAGCCCTCACCGGCCTCGCCGGCGCGGGCAGCCTCAATGGAGGCGTTCAGCGCCAGCATGTTCGTCTGGTCGGCGATGTCGTTGATCACCTCGACGATCTCGTCGATCTCGTCGATGCGCTCGCGCAACTGCTCGACGTCTGTCGAGACGTCCTTGTTCGCGTCGTCGACGGACTCCATGGCGTCGATCGCGTCGTCAGCGACGTCCCGTCCCTGGTCGGCCAGCTGGCTGGCCTGCTGGCTGACGGCCTTGACCTCGTTGGCGCTCGAGGCGACCTCCTCGACCGTCGCCGAGAGGTTCGACACCTCGCCGGCGACCTCTTGCATGTTTGTCGACTGTTCCTGAGCGAGGTCGGTGATCTGTTGGGAACTCCGCGAGACGTTCTCGGATGTCTGCAATAGCTCGTCGATCGCGCTCCCGAGTTCCGTCGAGGACACCGAACTGACGCCGTCGAGATCAGCGCCCGCGTTACCCGAATCTGATGCCATATACCTAAAGGAGTTCGTGCAGGCGGATTAAACGTGACCCTTCGGTTATCAGGTCTGATAGGATTCGGTGCTGGTCCGTAATCGGCCGGCCAGCTGCGAGCCCGATCAGGCCGCGGGGATCGACTGCTCGGCTTCCAGCAGTTCGTGATAGCGGTTGCGGATGGTGACCTCGGAGATGTCCGCGACCTCGCTGACGGCCGCCTGGGTCGTCTTCTCGTTGGTCAACAGGGAGGCGGCGTAGATCGCTGCCGCGGCGAGGCCGACGGGGCTCTTCCCGGAGTGGACGCCCTCCTCCTTGGCGTTCTGGAGGAGTTCACGGGCACGGCGCTCGGCCTCTTCGCTCAGTTCGAGATCGGACGTAAAGCGCGGGACGTAACTTTCGGGGTCGGCCGGCTTGACCTCGAGACCGAGTTCACGGACGACGTAGCGGTACGTCCGGGCGATTTCGTCTTTCTCGACGCGGGAGACCTCGGTCAGCTCGTCGAGGCTGCGCGGGACGCCAGCCTGGCGTGCGGCGGCGTATACCGAGGCCGTCGAGACACCCTCGATGGAACGACCGGGGAGCAAGTCCTCGTCGAGGGCGCGCCGATAGATGACCGAGGCCGTTTCGCGGACGCTCTCGGGCAGACCAAGCGCCGACGCCATGCGGTCGATCTCGCCTAAGGCCTGCTTGAGGTTGCGCTCCTTGGAGTCACGCGTCCGGAAGCGCTCGTTCCACTTCCGGAGGCGCTGCATCTTCTCGCGCTGGCGGGCACCCAGAGAGTTGCCGTAGGCGTCCTTGTCACGCCAGTCGATGTTGGTCGAGAGCCCCTTGTCGTGCATCATGTTGGTGGTGGGGGCGCCGACGCGTGATTTCTGGTCTTTCTCTTTGGCGTCGAAGGCGCGCCACTCCGGCCCGGGGTCAATCTCGTCTTCCTCGACCACCAGGCCACAGTCAGTACAGACGGTCTCGCCGCGTTCGGTGTCAGAAACGAGATTGCCGTCGCACTCCGGACAGGAGACGTCTGTCGATTCCTCTTGCTCTTCGGTCACTGCCGACGATTTCTCGAGTCGCGCTCGTGTGTTTGTTTCGCTCATGAGTGTGAAGACGAATACGATCCGGGCGGAGACGTCGAAAACCCGGGCGTTCGATCGGTGAACGATAGGTTATTCCGAAAACTGTAAAAGTGTTTTGGTACCCTACGAAGTCCCGGCGTTCTGGCGTCCCTGTATACTATTTGGGAACTATTCACACCCCCATTAAAGTATACAACAGTTCGGTTCACACCCCGCTCGCTCGTGGAGGGAGCTCTAGTACTCGGCGGGTCGAACGAACTCACCCCAAGTCGAGACGCCGAGCGCTCGCCCAGTAAGGACGCCAATTACTGGATCAGAGATACCCCTGGGGGACGGTCCGTCTCAGTCCTGACACGCGGCAGACTCGACGCTCCCCTCGGCCTCGGCGCTCTCCTCGACGGCGGTCGTCAGCGAGACGTTGAGCCAGGCCATCGAGACGAGACCACCGACAATCGTGACGGCGTTTTTCACCGCGTGATCGACGATCGCAACACCTAGCGCGACGGCTGCCCCGACCGGCGTGAGTCCGACGACGATCAGCGTGAACGCCCCCTCGTAGAGTCCGACGCCGCCCGGCGATAGCGGGAGCACCTTCGCGAGGTTGCCGACGCTGACGGCGAAGAAACAGACGACGCCGAGCGTGACGATCGACAGTGAGACGTCGAAGGCGGCGAAGACGACGATCGCCGTCACCACGTCGATGGTCCAGATCAGGACGCTGGAGGCCGCGACGCGGGCGAAAGCGCGTGAGTCGCTTGCAATCCGCTGGACATCCCCGACGAAGCTCTCGATGACGCCCGCCACGTACTCGGCGTAGGCGTCGTCACTGAGGCGGGTGAGGACGTCCCGAACGTAATTTTGCTCCGAGCGGGCCGTCAGGACAATCACGGCCGTCACGGCGATGGCCGCCAGTCCAACCCCGGCAGCGACGAGCAATCCGAGCCGGCCACTCTCACGGCCGTTCGTCAGTTCGGCACTCAACCCAGCGAGGCGAGCCGGATCGCCGACGGCCAGACCGACCAACATGACACCCGCCAGCGCGGCTATCGTCAGTAGGTCAAAAACGCGTTCGACTGCAAGCGACGCGAACCCGGACGGATACGGGATCGTTCGTCGGGCTTTCATCACGTACGCACGGATCCCGTCGCCCAGTCTGGCCGGGAACACGAGGTTGCCGGTCTGGCTGATGAAGATCGCTCCCGTCAGGAAGCCTACGTCCGAAGAAAACCCGAGTTCGGCGAGGATATCCCGGTAGCGATAGCCACGGAGCGGCCAGGAGGTCAGATAGACGAGTCCGGACAGGACGATCAACAGTGGGTCGGCCCCACGCATCTCCGCAAGGACTGTCGAAGGATCGAGATACACCGTCATCAGCGCCAGCGCGACGATGACCAGGACCGTCCC harbors:
- a CDS encoding DNA-methyltransferase translates to METTHAVVTGDARELDLPSDSVDLVVTSPPYPMIEMWDDAFTAQDPAIGDALAAENGERAFELMHDLLGTVWTELRRVLVDGGMAAINVGDATRTLERFQQYPNAAEITDRMCDLGFDVLPDVVWRKPANSAAKFMGSGMLPPNAYPTLEHESILLFRNGERRSFPPRDEARYESAYFWEERNRWFSDLWDVRGTDQTLAESVRDRSGAFPIEIPLRLIRMFSVYGDTVLDPFWGTGTTTLATLLAGRNSVGYERDADLRATFDDRIEGVAERSRERATRRLERHREWVTEQEAEGADLAYENEHYETPVRTKQERELRLYAVESVRETADGYAAMHVPLEAQE
- a CDS encoding carboxymuconolactone decarboxylase family protein, translated to MSDEPPEFLDQLIEADPEFGEPVGEAFEQALTDGELPPKTKFLIMMALDAAAGHEEGVENLAEQARSAGASDAEILETIEVVTMTNGFQGLATGSAALQ
- a CDS encoding MarR family transcriptional regulator gives rise to the protein MPIDIKHFEERPIEELKAGGRTNAEEILSFLASSPDQAYTPKEIHEATGVKRGSVGVVLSRLEGRGLLRHRGDYWTIADDVDVGTTLSAMSTARTASDRLGSEDPDEWGPGVDENEG
- a CDS encoding type I 3-dehydroquinate dehydratase, whose protein sequence is MNFESFRLAAATADLDDEPAAREHADLVELRMDMAADPLSQLSDYGGELPLLVTNRPEWEGGEAEADGRLAALEAAVTDDAVAAVDVELQSAREGAADRVIETAREHDVSVIVSTHDFEGTPPMGELQAALRTACEYGDVGKLAVTAETPDDVLDLLVATRAATVEGETVATMAMGEAGRHSRAVAPLYGSRIGYAPVDPAEATAPGQYDLATLAELVSELNGV
- a CDS encoding 2-amino-3,7-dideoxy-D-threo-hept-6-ulosonate synthase, with the protein product MTAGKHARLERIGTGGRHLVVPMDHGLTMGPVTGLVDLESTVASITRGGADAVLTQKGVAERVHGNLNGAGYVVHLNGSTTIGPDENDKRPTGTVDDAVRAGADAVSFHINVGSTHEPDQLTQLSEVASEADRLGMPVLAMAYARGPGVEESDPTALAHAVRLAEEVGADVIKTGYSGDAESFETVAAAASKPVLIAGGSRGTDRETLAMVRGAMDGGAAGVSMGRSIFQHEDPEAITRAVSAVIHDDESADAAAERAGLAIDA
- a CDS encoding methyl-accepting chemotaxis protein: MASDSGNAGADLDGVSSVSSTELGSAIDELLQTSENVSRSSQQITDLAQEQSTNMQEVAGEVSNLSATVEEVASSANEVKAVSQQASQLADQGRDVADDAIDAMESVDDANKDVSTDVEQLRERIDEIDEIVEVINDIADQTNMLALNASIEAARAGEAGEGFAVVADEVKSLAEESQQNATEIEAMVADIKADTESTVESIEEANEQVEAGIDQVGETVDILQKIDQAVTEAAEGAQEVAEATDDQAASTEEVASMVDRTAETAEEVAEEIEDIAAANQQQSAKVNELQSMLNQ
- a CDS encoding 3-dehydroquinate synthase II; its protein translation is MTRSVWLKADDAVGDWEARKRRITAGLEAGVDWVLVDERDVDRVRELGEVNVAAFTGDDVHVMEAEAADAPTADAVIVGKDGEGDGTVDLPSDFSGSADLSALRSGGADGGYVRIFDQSYEAFAEAIAGDATYSIVVSEDWQIIPLENLIARVGEETTLIAGVQTAEDARTAYETLEIGADAVLLDTDDPDEIRETCEVRDAVGRETLDLQYATITAIEQTGSADRVCVDTGSIMDHDEGMLVGSMARGLFFVHAETAESPYVASRPFRVNAGAVHAYVRTPGGETKYLSELSSGDEVQVVDADGNTREAIVGRAKIEQRPMFRLQAETEDGDTIETLLQNAETIKVATPDGRTAVTDLEAGDELLVYHEDQARHFGEAVEESIIEK
- the trpA gene encoding tryptophan synthase subunit alpha, whose product is MSDAIDAVFAEGEPAFIPYLVAGDPNYEASLEYVEALERGGADVIELGLPFSEPIAEGSTIQDAIVRSLEAGMTPDRYFDFVEDLDVKAPLVCMTYYNLIYQFGSEPGPESFVERAAEAGIAGLVVPDLPAEEADPLRAACDEHGLDLIFIVAPTTEGDRLARMMERVSGYVYVQARLGTTGAREDVSDQTDESLARLSEWDVPKAVGFGIKTGAHAERIVSAGADGIIVGSALVDIVAEGTDGDESTEAVAERLETRARELKEGALRGAGIATPESGD
- a CDS encoding zinc ribbon domain-containing protein; the encoded protein is MNETHKRRRPWVAAALSVLFPGLGHAYLREWLRMGMWLALMVAVVSFLLPPSIVPQEVTFDAVMAASRNLPTDLSLVILALRTLNVFDAYVIARQAQNRTAVETGQQCPHCGHELEDTDLAFCPWCGSELDGTPEDENTRSGL